Proteins from one Spirochaetota bacterium genomic window:
- a CDS encoding purine-binding chemotaxis protein CheW — protein sequence MKGKRLKNRKEDLREQLSEIEEEHEEFATFMIGEETYGVDILKVRDIIGITDITPVPKSPHFVKGVINLRGNIVPVVDLRLKFRMAEREYNSATVIIVVEVKGRYIGMIVDSVSDVIDIKVESIHESPHYSANIREDFIQSVSRKDDKLIIILDVDRILNTSEIEKGE from the coding sequence ATGAAAGGTAAGAGATTAAAAAACAGGAAAGAAGACTTGCGGGAGCAGCTCTCCGAGATCGAGGAGGAGCATGAGGAGTTCGCCACCTTCATGATAGGCGAGGAAACCTACGGCGTGGACATCCTGAAGGTCCGCGATATCATCGGGATCACCGATATCACCCCCGTGCCGAAAAGCCCCCATTTCGTGAAGGGGGTCATCAACCTGCGCGGCAACATCGTGCCCGTCGTGGACCTCAGGCTCAAGTTCAGGATGGCGGAGCGCGAGTATAACAGCGCGACGGTCATCATCGTCGTGGAAGTGAAGGGACGCTACATCGGCATGATCGTCGACTCCGTCTCCGACGTGATCGACATCAAGGTCGAGAGCATCCACGAGAGCCCGCACTACAGCGCGAATATCAGGGAAGACTTCATTCAGAGCGTCAGCAGAAAGGACGACAAGCTTATAATAATACTGGATGTTGACCGGATCCTCAATACCAGCGAGATTGAGAAAGGTGAATAG
- the truA gene encoding tRNA pseudouridine(38-40) synthase TruA, producing the protein METHKYKMVLEYDGANYRGWQAQKNAPSIQETVRTAARKFLGAPADIQGAGRTDAGVHALGQAAHLETLRAVDPEELRAGINDNLPAAVNILSMENAPPRFHARHHAVSRSYLYLISKRRSAFGRRYAWWVPDRLDCEKMQEILSVFRGFHDFISFADKRMEKGSSTTVNVEGLWLEEIGDLIAIRVAGSHFLWKMVRRIVGVAVEAGRGALSADDVGQMLLAFSEIPKLHTAPPQGLFLEKVLYEGDTLPDIRPPITLY; encoded by the coding sequence ATGGAAACGCATAAATACAAAATGGTCCTGGAATATGACGGCGCCAATTATCGCGGATGGCAGGCGCAAAAAAACGCGCCGTCCATCCAGGAAACGGTAAGGACCGCGGCGCGGAAATTCCTGGGCGCGCCAGCGGACATCCAGGGAGCCGGCAGGACCGATGCCGGCGTCCATGCCCTGGGGCAGGCAGCGCACCTGGAAACGTTGCGGGCCGTCGATCCGGAAGAGCTCCGCGCCGGCATAAACGATAACCTGCCCGCTGCCGTCAACATTCTGTCCATGGAAAATGCCCCGCCCCGTTTCCACGCCCGCCATCACGCGGTGAGCCGCAGTTATCTCTACCTCATATCGAAAAGGCGCTCCGCCTTCGGCAGGCGATACGCATGGTGGGTCCCGGACAGGCTTGATTGCGAAAAAATGCAGGAGATTCTCAGCGTGTTCCGGGGCTTCCACGATTTCATATCCTTTGCCGACAAAAGAATGGAAAAAGGCTCCTCCACAACGGTCAACGTCGAGGGACTGTGGCTGGAAGAAATCGGCGATCTCATCGCCATTCGCGTCGCGGGCTCGCATTTTCTCTGGAAAATGGTGAGGCGCATCGTCGGCGTGGCCGTGGAGGCCGGCCGCGGCGCCCTTTCAGCCGACGACGTCGGGCAGATGCTCCTGGCCTTTTCGGAAATACCGAAACTGCACACGGCCCCTCCCCAGGGCCTCTTCCTGGAAAAGGTGCTGTACGAGGGCGACACCCTGCCGGACATCAGGCCGCCCATCACCCTGTATTAA
- a CDS encoding PAS domain-containing protein — MNVYSTLSLIVSILMVILAIYGYRIDSSRRENKYFFYLLICYSYLLFIMVFVHSAPSKDSVVFWYKMTAPGLALFDVLNLNLYLAVDKRKLRPWQHALLYIPVPFVVYAILFDVCLFSDFIYNDGSWIFITAYGYFWFYFYVAYVFSYSLASLVIMFRRMRRSVTIKERRQAFVLFLAMLSLLCVVLPIDFIIEKYFHTKIPAIGPLVQAIFYVPGVWYAISHYRLLHVGPSLMADDIIMHIHEMVILLGPDLRILSVNAYAVELLEFPADSLNGKDVGDILQDSDYLMDELRAVAGGGEGSRETRAMFRGGGDRIVAEIYLSGLKDRFGDPAGVLMIARPDHSTGEFLRRYRITPRQIQVIDALIRGESAREIAARTGLSERTVETHIMNIYNRLGVNNRIELVRMTRKYGME; from the coding sequence ATGAACGTATATTCAACGCTTTCCCTTATCGTATCAATCCTCATGGTCATCCTGGCGATCTACGGGTATCGCATCGATTCGTCTCGACGGGAAAACAAATATTTTTTTTATTTGCTGATATGCTATTCCTATCTGCTTTTTATCATGGTATTCGTCCATTCGGCGCCATCAAAGGACTCTGTTGTTTTCTGGTACAAGATGACGGCTCCGGGTCTCGCCCTCTTCGACGTGTTAAACCTGAACCTGTATCTTGCCGTCGATAAAAGGAAGCTTAGGCCCTGGCAGCATGCGCTCCTGTATATTCCGGTCCCGTTTGTCGTCTACGCCATACTCTTTGATGTTTGTCTCTTCTCGGATTTCATCTACAATGACGGTTCATGGATTTTTATTACCGCATACGGATATTTCTGGTTTTACTTCTATGTGGCGTACGTTTTTTCCTATTCGCTCGCCAGTCTCGTGATCATGTTTCGCCGCATGAGACGGAGCGTTACGATCAAGGAGCGTCGTCAGGCGTTTGTTTTGTTCCTGGCCATGTTGAGCCTACTGTGTGTCGTTTTACCCATAGATTTTATAATTGAGAAATATTTTCATACAAAAATACCGGCCATAGGGCCCCTGGTGCAGGCCATATTTTATGTCCCTGGCGTGTGGTACGCCATTTCGCATTACCGCCTGCTGCATGTGGGTCCTTCCCTCATGGCGGATGACATCATCATGCACATCCATGAAATGGTGATCCTTCTCGGGCCGGACCTCAGGATACTTTCGGTAAACGCCTACGCCGTGGAGCTCCTGGAATTCCCGGCGGACAGCCTCAATGGGAAGGATGTGGGGGATATCCTCCAGGATTCGGATTACCTGATGGATGAGCTTCGCGCGGTCGCCGGCGGGGGCGAAGGGTCCCGGGAGACGCGGGCCATGTTCAGGGGAGGCGGTGACCGTATTGTCGCCGAGATCTATCTCTCCGGGCTGAAGGACAGGTTCGGCGATCCGGCGGGAGTGCTCATGATAGCCCGCCCCGATCATTCCACCGGCGAGTTCCTGCGCCGTTACCGCATCACACCACGCCAGATCCAGGTGATCGACGCGCTCATCCGCGGGGAGAGCGCCCGGGAGATCGCGGCCCGGACCGGGCTTTCCGAGCGGACGGTGGAGACCCACATCATGAACATCTACAATCGCCTCGGCGTCAATAACCGCATCGAGCTTGTTCGCATGACGCGCAAATACGGTATGGAATAG
- a CDS encoding diguanylate cyclase, protein MMRTTPLFHRLITRFGGDNERFPLEHQMRNIFMLCGFFVAILSTLDNILLLHDLMNSLLSFAGSIIFILCYYISRYRNMETAAYVLIISFVTFVLTPVLWIYNGGTQGGLHYFIVLFAISYAAGFSGKKLWFALVSLLVVFISLLVVEYYHPELITLYETRFQRYADVGVSYVISITFCIVTLLVFHYRYNLERVKVASYAHELELLSVTDSLTGLYNHRQILLMLEQQMSLFKRYGTLCSIFLFDIDHFKKVNDRHGHVRGDLVLEEVAKLIRRKIRKTDLFGRYGGEEFLIIFTHTDLDGARHVAEMVRTLVEQHEFPSAITVTVSGGVAQYSEGTVTEFIDRADAFLYKAKKGGRNRVAG, encoded by the coding sequence GTGATGAGGACCACCCCGTTATTCCACAGGCTCATCACCAGGTTCGGCGGCGACAACGAGCGCTTCCCCCTGGAACACCAGATGCGCAATATTTTCATGCTCTGCGGTTTCTTTGTCGCGATCTTGAGCACCCTTGATAATATCCTTCTCCTTCATGACCTCATGAACAGCCTTCTCTCTTTCGCGGGGTCGATCATCTTCATCCTGTGCTATTACATTTCCCGTTACAGGAACATGGAAACGGCCGCCTATGTTCTCATTATATCATTCGTCACCTTTGTCCTGACGCCGGTTCTCTGGATATACAACGGGGGGACCCAGGGAGGACTGCATTATTTTATCGTGCTTTTCGCGATCTCCTATGCGGCGGGATTCAGCGGAAAAAAATTATGGTTTGCCCTTGTTTCATTGCTCGTTGTTTTCATCTCGCTTCTTGTTGTCGAATATTACCATCCCGAATTGATCACCCTGTATGAGACGAGGTTTCAACGATATGCCGATGTGGGCGTAAGCTATGTCATTTCCATCACATTTTGCATCGTGACACTTCTTGTTTTTCACTATCGCTATAACCTTGAACGCGTCAAGGTCGCGTCTTACGCCCATGAGCTCGAGCTTCTCTCCGTTACCGACAGCCTCACCGGATTGTACAACCACAGGCAGATCCTCCTGATGCTGGAGCAGCAGATGTCGCTCTTCAAGCGATACGGAACACTCTGCTCCATCTTTCTTTTTGACATCGACCACTTCAAGAAGGTAAATGACCGCCACGGCCACGTGCGCGGCGACCTGGTGCTTGAGGAGGTTGCGAAGCTCATCAGGCGAAAAATACGAAAAACGGATCTTTTCGGAAGATACGGCGGCGAGGAGTTCCTCATTATCTTTACCCATACCGATCTCGACGGCGCGCGTCACGTGGCCGAGATGGTCCGCACGCTGGTCGAGCAACATGAATTTCCCTCGGCCATCACCGTGACCGTCAGCGGCGGCGTAGCCCAATACTCGGAAGGCACCGTAACGGAATTTATCGACAGGGCCGACGCGTTTCTATACAAGGCGAAGAAGGGCGGAAGGAACCGGGTCGCGGGCTAG
- a CDS encoding FecR domain-containing protein yields the protein MKKVFIMPVLMAVAISVTTCKKADQEMVTVQFSVGNAKILSAGGEKAAAAGAVISYNDSIVTGAASFVDLNFGTRGVIRIVENSTVKMAALKTADGADQAQFDLDKGKILVVMAKLSKEAGFTVKTRTTIAAIRGTSFMVVSDPKDSRVYVLKGKILVQLVKEGKLAGTVEKMLEANKKVIVSEDLVDQIVAGKKDLEVAALTPKETADIKKELKDIKAGEKLDAEAKKELTEMTSDSDSKAGGVKGPGPVKQKDAPQDIQSLPAI from the coding sequence ATGAAAAAAGTATTCATTATGCCGGTGCTGATGGCGGTTGCCATATCGGTCACGACATGCAAGAAGGCCGATCAAGAAATGGTGACGGTCCAATTTTCCGTCGGTAACGCAAAGATCCTGTCGGCCGGCGGAGAAAAGGCCGCGGCGGCAGGCGCCGTTATTTCCTATAACGACAGCATTGTCACCGGCGCGGCGTCCTTTGTCGACCTTAATTTCGGAACACGGGGAGTTATCAGGATCGTGGAGAATTCCACTGTCAAAATGGCGGCCCTCAAGACGGCTGACGGCGCTGACCAGGCGCAATTTGACCTGGACAAGGGGAAGATACTCGTGGTGATGGCAAAGCTGTCAAAGGAGGCGGGCTTCACCGTCAAGACCCGGACGACCATCGCCGCCATCAGGGGCACGTCTTTCATGGTGGTGTCCGATCCTAAAGATTCAAGGGTGTACGTGCTGAAGGGAAAGATACTGGTCCAGCTGGTCAAAGAAGGGAAGCTGGCGGGAACGGTCGAGAAGATGCTTGAGGCCAACAAGAAGGTCATCGTGAGCGAGGACCTGGTCGATCAGATCGTGGCGGGCAAAAAAGACCTGGAAGTGGCCGCCCTGACCCCGAAAGAGACCGCCGACATCAAGAAGGAGTTGAAGGATATCAAGGCCGGCGAAAAGCTCGATGCCGAAGCGAAAAAGGAATTAACGGAAATGACAAGCGATTCTGATTCGAAGGCGGGGGGCGTCAAGGGGCCAGGCCCGGTTAAGCAGAAGGATGCGCCGCAAGATATCCAGAGCCTGCCCGCTATCTAG
- a CDS encoding carbonic anhydrase, translating into MNRLVVKPRYVGLLALALMVPVLVMGGDKGPVISSTAALKLLKDGNARFVSGKRQYPNQGMERLEETKKGQHPFVTILSCSDSRVSVEHIFDAGIGDIFIIRVAGNVSGIDEIATMEYGTEHLHTPLLVVLGHTACGAVTAVTRGDKVGGSIPHLVGRIKPAVAKAKKKEGPEFSEKLLDAAIRLNVWQAIEDLFKKSDIVEELVRENKLTVVGALYHLDTGEVEWLGGHPDQKALMSGAAKSGAGKHKHK; encoded by the coding sequence ATGAATCGTCTTGTTGTGAAGCCGCGGTATGTCGGTTTATTGGCACTCGCGCTGATGGTCCCCGTTCTTGTCATGGGCGGCGACAAGGGACCGGTGATATCTTCCACGGCGGCGCTGAAGCTTTTAAAAGACGGCAACGCCCGGTTTGTTTCGGGAAAACGTCAATACCCCAACCAGGGCATGGAGAGGCTTGAAGAGACGAAGAAGGGCCAGCATCCCTTCGTCACCATCCTCTCCTGTTCCGATTCGCGCGTTTCCGTGGAGCACATCTTTGACGCGGGCATCGGCGATATTTTTATCATCAGGGTAGCCGGCAACGTCAGCGGCATTGACGAGATCGCCACCATGGAATACGGCACGGAGCACCTCCATACGCCCCTCCTGGTCGTCCTGGGCCATACGGCCTGCGGCGCGGTTACGGCGGTCACCAGGGGCGACAAGGTGGGCGGCAGCATTCCCCATCTCGTCGGCAGGATCAAGCCGGCCGTCGCAAAGGCGAAGAAGAAGGAGGGCCCGGAGTTCTCTGAAAAGCTCCTCGACGCGGCCATCCGGCTCAACGTATGGCAGGCCATCGAGGACCTGTTCAAAAAGAGCGATATCGTGGAGGAGCTGGTCAGGGAAAACAAGCTGACGGTTGTCGGCGCGCTCTATCACCTTGACACCGGCGAGGTTGAATGGCTGGGCGGGCATCCCGATCAGAAAGCGCTCATGTCCGGAGCGGCTAAGTCAGGGGCAGGGAAACATAAGCACAAGTAA
- a CDS encoding AbrB/MazE/SpoVT family DNA-binding domain-containing protein — translation MRKAGKTSEKTLYGVVKVSSKGQIIIPVDLRNDLGIKNGDQLYILKNKHDDILMVSLDKMEKMLSEYGLRGGIDSL, via the coding sequence ATGAGAAAAGCCGGTAAAACCAGCGAAAAGACATTATACGGTGTCGTAAAAGTAAGCTCCAAGGGACAGATAATCATCCCGGTCGATCTGAGGAACGATCTTGGGATCAAGAATGGAGATCAATTATATATATTGAAGAACAAGCATGACGACATTTTAATGGTATCGCTTGATAAAATGGAAAAAATGCTCAGCGAATACGGCCTGCGCGGCGGAATTGATTCATTATGA
- a CDS encoding RNA methyltransferase: MDTVKKTAAAPGLRVVVMEPGGPVNVGSIARVMANFGFSDLVLAAEADIDDIDGRGSRVAMGGLEVFKNRRVVATIEEALEGCGLVIGATRRARSDETSIDFREAAAIAARGAATSRVALLLGRERDGLSRDERGRCHILAEIPSVPGPAGSLNISHAAALFLCGVFAAPPDAENRPSADMDALAAEFDNLFRISGIGEENGRAQAIFRGLAERAGLTAEEARLLERSFRFFGSRMQR, from the coding sequence ATGGATACGGTAAAGAAAACAGCGGCAGCCCCGGGCCTGCGGGTCGTGGTCATGGAGCCGGGCGGCCCGGTGAACGTCGGTTCCATCGCGCGGGTGATGGCCAATTTCGGCTTCAGCGACCTGGTGCTGGCGGCGGAGGCCGATATCGATGATATTGACGGAAGGGGAAGCCGCGTCGCCATGGGGGGCCTTGAGGTGTTTAAAAACCGACGCGTCGTCGCCACCATTGAAGAGGCCCTGGAAGGATGCGGCCTGGTGATCGGCGCCACGAGACGGGCCCGAAGCGACGAGACCTCCATCGACTTCAGGGAGGCCGCCGCCATAGCCGCCCGCGGGGCGGCAACGTCGCGAGTCGCCCTGCTCCTCGGCCGCGAGCGGGACGGCCTTTCCCGCGACGAGAGGGGCCGCTGTCACATCCTCGCGGAGATCCCCTCGGTCCCGGGGCCTGCGGGGTCCCTGAACATTTCCCACGCCGCGGCCCTTTTCCTCTGCGGAGTTTTCGCCGCGCCTCCTGACGCGGAAAACAGGCCCTCCGCCGACATGGATGCCCTTGCCGCAGAATTCGACAACCTCTTCAGGATATCCGGCATCGGGGAGGAGAACGGCAGGGCCCAGGCGATCTTCAGGGGGCTGGCGGAGCGGGCGGGTCTCACGGCCGAGGAGGCGCGCCTCTTGGAGAGATCATTCCGGTTTTTCGGGTCGAGGATGCAGAGATAG
- a CDS encoding CPBP family intramembrane metalloprotease, producing the protein MVKNMLNNAKKSEVQKLIPDILVFVIGGLLQFFVVYLCVPMLSGIGIMPLGSWMILSIPLIFLPVIAGGLIILRLEKGTEKITKRLLFHKLNKNDWLWFLTGLIIMAVGSAIMFKLCAVLGLDSNPPFARNVKAWTEGHLWMFALWAVYWPFNILGENIVWRGVILPRMERKVGKFAWLLNAFFWGVFHLAFGIGNLIILLPTLIVVPFIAQRTHNTWTAVMLHASLSGPGFIALAFGMMG; encoded by the coding sequence ATGGTGAAGAACATGCTGAATAACGCTAAAAAGTCGGAAGTTCAAAAATTAATACCGGACATCCTGGTTTTTGTCATTGGCGGTTTGCTTCAATTTTTCGTGGTTTATTTGTGCGTTCCAATGCTCAGCGGAATCGGCATAATGCCGCTTGGGTCATGGATGATTCTTTCAATACCATTGATATTTTTACCCGTTATAGCCGGTGGTCTTATCATACTGAGACTTGAAAAGGGTACCGAGAAAATAACCAAAAGGCTTCTGTTTCATAAACTCAATAAAAACGACTGGCTATGGTTTTTGACCGGGCTTATTATTATGGCAGTCGGAAGCGCCATCATGTTCAAGCTTTGTGCGGTACTGGGCCTTGATTCCAACCCGCCCTTTGCCCGTAATGTAAAAGCATGGACCGAAGGACATTTATGGATGTTCGCGCTATGGGCGGTATACTGGCCGTTTAACATCCTTGGCGAAAACATTGTCTGGCGTGGAGTAATTCTGCCAAGAATGGAACGAAAAGTCGGAAAATTCGCATGGCTTCTCAATGCGTTCTTCTGGGGTGTGTTTCATCTTGCTTTCGGCATTGGAAATTTAATTATTCTTTTGCCAACGTTAATCGTTGTCCCGTTCATTGCCCAGCGAACGCACAACACATGGACTGCGGTAATGCTGCATGCTTCTTTATCCGGTCCGGGTTTCATTGCTTTAGCCTTCGGAATGATGGGATAA
- a CDS encoding DUF1295 domain-containing protein, translating into MNEIKMYYLVVFSFLALGAAVFITLQFMAAPYGRYASGKWGPLLDNRLGWIIQEAPASVMMFFYFFISDRPATITTILLLALWQSHYFHRAFIYPFSLRGSNPVPLTTVLMAFLFNMVNSYVQGRWIFTLAPESMYAASWLDDPRFMIGILLFFTGWAVNKHADHILANLRAPGEKGYKIPRGGLYEYISCPNYLGEMITWLGWALATWSVGGVFFLLWTIFNLGPRAFQHHRWYKKTFPDYPAARKALIPFVA; encoded by the coding sequence ATGAATGAGATCAAAATGTATTACCTTGTAGTCTTCTCTTTCCTGGCCCTCGGGGCGGCCGTATTCATAACACTCCAGTTCATGGCCGCCCCCTACGGGAGATACGCCAGCGGCAAATGGGGGCCCCTCCTCGATAACAGGCTCGGATGGATCATCCAGGAAGCGCCGGCCTCGGTCATGATGTTCTTCTACTTCTTCATCAGCGACCGGCCGGCAACGATCACGACCATCCTGCTCCTTGCCCTGTGGCAGTCCCACTATTTCCACCGGGCCTTCATCTATCCATTCAGCCTGAGGGGGAGCAATCCGGTCCCCCTCACCACGGTTCTCATGGCCTTTCTGTTCAACATGGTCAACTCCTATGTCCAGGGCAGATGGATTTTCACCCTCGCGCCGGAATCGATGTATGCCGCCTCCTGGCTCGACGATCCCCGCTTCATGATCGGCATCCTGCTCTTTTTTACCGGCTGGGCCGTGAACAAGCATGCCGACCATATCCTCGCGAACCTTCGAGCGCCAGGCGAGAAAGGCTACAAGATACCCCGCGGCGGCCTCTACGAGTATATATCATGTCCCAATTACCTTGGAGAAATGATCACCTGGCTCGGCTGGGCCTTGGCCACGTGGTCCGTCGGCGGCGTATTCTTCCTCCTCTGGACGATCTTCAACCTGGGGCCCCGGGCATTCCAGCATCACCGGTGGTACAAGAAAACATTTCCGGATTATCCGGCCGCGCGCAAGGCCCTGATACCCTTTGTGGCCTGA
- a CDS encoding histone deacetylase — protein MIKAKNSMGLIFFPAFDWAISPTHPEREERLLYTQDQLREEGIFDIDGLSEFKPDIATEEDVMRSHFCFPDVDTVTTESHMISAGGAIKAARIVMDGTVDKSFALVRPPGHHAMKSVHGNRGFCNINNEAIMIEYIRDHYGTRKIAVVDTDCHHGDGSQDIYWNDPDVLYISIHQDGRTLYPGSGHVDELGGPNALGKTINIPLPPETCDEGFLYAIDEIVLPILKDFKPELIVNSAGQDNHYTDPITNMSFSAQGYAMLNEKLNPDIAVLEGGYSIQGALPYVNLGIILAMAGVDYSHVREPDYRKEALRQDARITEYIRKLKDVVLDAYFNPPEYENLPPYGDFMTRKKNVFYDTDGIRETQIEKIMRCKECSGLYSLETFSTVCSLSLGIEIPIGACKKCVKEGVKLLNDAKKSGKFNTIQVIDRVKKEYYRV, from the coding sequence ATGATAAAGGCAAAGAACAGCATGGGGCTCATCTTCTTCCCCGCCTTCGACTGGGCCATATCGCCGACCCACCCGGAGCGGGAGGAGCGGCTCCTCTACACCCAGGACCAGCTCAGGGAGGAGGGGATCTTTGACATCGACGGCCTCTCCGAGTTTAAGCCGGACATCGCCACGGAAGAGGACGTGATGCGCTCCCATTTCTGCTTCCCCGACGTGGACACGGTGACCACGGAGTCGCACATGATCTCCGCCGGCGGCGCCATCAAGGCGGCGCGCATCGTCATGGACGGGACCGTGGACAAGTCCTTCGCCCTGGTGCGGCCGCCGGGACACCACGCCATGAAGTCGGTCCACGGCAACCGGGGCTTCTGCAACATCAACAACGAAGCGATCATGATCGAGTACATCCGGGACCATTACGGCACCCGGAAGATAGCGGTGGTGGATACGGACTGCCACCACGGCGACGGCTCCCAGGACATCTACTGGAACGACCCGGACGTGCTCTACATTTCGATCCACCAGGACGGCCGCACCCTCTACCCCGGCTCGGGCCACGTGGACGAGCTCGGCGGGCCCAACGCCCTGGGGAAGACCATCAACATCCCCCTGCCGCCGGAGACCTGCGACGAGGGGTTCCTCTACGCCATCGACGAGATCGTGCTGCCGATCCTGAAGGACTTCAAGCCGGAGCTGATCGTGAACTCCGCCGGCCAGGACAACCACTACACGGACCCGATCACCAACATGAGTTTCTCCGCCCAGGGATACGCGATGCTCAACGAGAAGCTCAACCCGGACATAGCGGTCCTCGAGGGGGGATACTCCATCCAGGGGGCGCTTCCCTACGTGAACCTGGGGATCATCCTGGCCATGGCCGGCGTCGACTACTCCCACGTGCGGGAGCCCGATTACCGGAAGGAAGCGCTCCGGCAGGACGCGCGCATCACCGAGTACATCAGGAAGCTCAAGGACGTGGTGCTGGACGCCTACTTCAACCCGCCCGAATACGAGAACCTTCCGCCCTACGGCGACTTCATGACGCGGAAGAAGAACGTCTTCTACGACACCGACGGCATACGGGAGACGCAGATAGAGAAGATCATGCGATGCAAGGAATGCTCCGGCCTCTACAGCCTGGAGACCTTCTCCACGGTCTGCTCCCTCTCCCTCGGTATCGAGATCCCCATCGGCGCGTGCAAGAAATGCGTGAAGGAAGGGGTGAAGCTCCTGAACGACGCGAAGAAGTCGGGGAAGTTCAATACCATCCAGGTCATCGACCGCGTGAAGAAAGAATACTACCGGGTGTGA
- a CDS encoding hydantoinase/oxoprolinase family protein: MYLGLDVGGTHTDAVLVGDSGIVSHYKAVTDHSNLLLSVRKAIEEITRDADKTRIRRINLSTTLSTNAIVEDKLEDVCVIISSGPGIDPGNFKIGASFNMIEGSIDHRGKVVKGLDAKAIARIGADAGKKKIRTFAAVTKFSTRNPDQENEIAREVKAASDFITLGHKLSGQLSFPRRIVTAYFNSAVWRLYNSFADAIAKGLGELGISAEINVLKADGGTMPFSLSRDIPVESILSGPAASVMGIAALCDITQDCIMLDIGGTTTDIAIFADGVPIIENDGIALQSYPTLVRALKTRSIGIGGDSVIRLKGKEVTVGPDRKGPAMAAGGAEPSLVDALNSRKVISYMDTEASVKGIAALAKKAGLSAAKLADAAFDYAVGRIRDEVNDMLDGINNRPVYTIHEMLEGKKIAPKKVYVMGGPARGFRDRLADAFGIEAVLPENFDVANAIGAALAKTTIEIEFYADTSRGELLIPNIGVRQKIPAGYTLKDAERDARKHLAAHLKGLGVPVSEADTDIIESSSFNMVDGFYTAGRDIRVKCQIKPGVIKRLS; encoded by the coding sequence CTGTATCTCGGCCTTGACGTCGGCGGGACCCATACCGACGCGGTACTTGTCGGCGACAGTGGGATTGTCTCCCACTACAAGGCGGTCACCGACCACTCCAACCTGCTCCTGTCGGTGCGCAAAGCCATAGAGGAAATCACCAGGGATGCCGACAAAACCAGGATCAGGCGGATAAACCTCAGCACCACCCTTTCCACCAACGCCATCGTCGAGGACAAGCTCGAGGATGTCTGCGTCATCATATCCTCCGGCCCCGGCATTGACCCGGGGAATTTCAAGATCGGCGCTTCCTTTAATATGATCGAAGGGTCCATCGACCACCGGGGCAAGGTCGTCAAGGGCTTGGACGCGAAGGCCATCGCGCGCATCGGCGCCGATGCCGGCAAGAAGAAGATCAGGACCTTCGCCGCGGTCACGAAGTTCTCGACCCGCAACCCGGACCAGGAGAACGAGATAGCCAGGGAGGTCAAGGCCGCGTCCGATTTCATCACCCTGGGTCACAAGCTCTCCGGGCAGCTCTCCTTTCCGCGGCGCATTGTCACCGCCTATTTCAACTCGGCGGTGTGGCGCCTGTACAACTCCTTCGCCGACGCCATCGCCAAGGGGCTGGGCGAGCTGGGTATCAGCGCCGAGATCAACGTCCTGAAAGCGGACGGGGGCACCATGCCCTTTTCGCTCTCCCGGGACATCCCCGTGGAATCGATCCTGTCAGGGCCGGCGGCCAGCGTCATGGGCATCGCGGCCCTCTGCGACATCACCCAGGACTGCATCATGCTCGACATCGGCGGAACCACCACGGACATCGCCATCTTCGCCGACGGCGTGCCCATCATAGAGAACGACGGGATTGCCCTGCAGTCCTATCCCACCCTGGTGCGGGCCCTGAAGACCCGCTCCATCGGCATCGGCGGCGATTCGGTCATTCGCCTGAAGGGGAAAGAGGTCACCGTGGGGCCGGACCGGAAGGGGCCCGCCATGGCGGCCGGCGGGGCGGAGCCGTCCCTGGTGGACGCGCTGAACAGCCGGAAGGTCATCAGTTACATGGACACCGAGGCCTCCGTGAAGGGCATCGCGGCCCTGGCGAAAAAGGCCGGCCTTTCTGCGGCGAAGCTCGCGGACGCTGCCTTTGATTACGCCGTGGGACGCATCAGGGACGAAGTGAATGACATGCTCGACGGTATCAACAACCGGCCGGTCTACACCATCCACGAGATGCTGGAGGGGAAGAAGATCGCGCCGAAGAAGGTATATGTCATGGGAGGGCCCGCCAGGGGCTTCCGCGACAGGCTGGCCGACGCCTTCGGCATCGAGGCCGTGCTCCCGGAGAATTTCGACGTGGCCAACGCCATCGGCGCCGCCCTGGCCAAGACGACCATCGAGATCGAGTTCTACGCCGACACGAGCCGTGGCGAGCTCCTCATCCCGAACATCGGCGTGCGCCAGAAGATACCCGCCGGCTACACGCTGAAGGACGCGGAGCGCGACGCCCGCAAGCACCTGGCGGCCCACCTGAAAGGGCTCGGCGTGCCGGTATCTGAGGCGGACACGGACATCATCGAATCATCATCGTTCAACATGGTTGACGGATTTTATACCGCGGGCAGGGACATCCGGGTCAAGTGCCAGATCAAGCCCGGCGTGATCAAGAGGCTCTCATGA